The window CGGGCCCGGCCTTGACGCCCTTCTTCAGCGAGCGCACGCAGTTGTAGGCGGTGAGCACGACGCCGGCGCCGAGCATGAACGAGCCGATCGTGGAGATGAGGTTGTAGAGCGCGAGGTGGCCGACGTCGGGGTACTCGTAGATGCGCCGCGGCATGCCGTCCAGGCCGATCGAGTGCTGGATGAGGAACGTCACGTTGATGCCGAGGTACATGAGCGCGAAGGACCACTTGCCCATCGACTCGCTCAGCATCCGTCCGGTGACCTTCGGATACCAGTAGTAGATCCCGGCGAAGATCGCGAAGACCGAGCCGCCGACGAGCACGTAGTGCAGGTGGGCGACGACGAAGTACGTGTCGGTCAGCTGCCAGTCGACGGGGAAGACGGCGAGGAACACGCCCGTGATCCCGCCGATCAAGAAGACCGAGATGAAGCCGACGGCGAAGATCAGCGGCGTCTTGAACTCGACGGTCCCTCGCCACAGCGTGGCGACCCAGTTGAAGATCTTCACGCCGGTCGGGATCGCGATCAAGAACGAGCTGATCATGAAGAAGACGAGGACGATCGTCGCGCTCGGCGTCGAGAACATGTGGTGCGCCCAGACGAGCAGCGCGAGGAAGGCGATGACCACCGTCGCCGCCGCGATCGCCTTGTAGCCGAATATCGGCTTTCGCGAGAAGACCGGCAGGACCTCGGAGATGATCCCGAAGCCCGGCAGGATCATGATGTACACCTCGGGGTGGCCGAAGAACCAGAACAGGTGCTGCCACAGCAGCGGGTCGCCGCCCTGGCCCTGGTCGAAGAAGCCCGTCCCGAAGTGGCGGTCGGTCAGCAGCAGCGTCACGGCGCCCGCGATCACCGGCAGGGCCAGGATCAGCAGGATCGCGTAGACGAGCAGCGACCAGACGAACAGCGGCAGGCGGCCCCAGCCCATGCCGGGCGCGCGCATGTTCGCGATCGTCGCGTAGAAGTTGATCGAGCCCACCAGCGACGAGATGCCGGTGAGGTGGATGAGGAAGATCCACGCGTCCACGCCGGAGTTCGCGGCGAATGCCTTCGACGACAGCGGCGTGTACATCGTCCAGCCCGCCTCCGGCGGGTTGAAGAACACCGAGGCGTAGAACACGATGCCGCCGGCCAGCAGGAGCCAGTACGACAGGGCGTTCAGCTTCGGGAACGCCATGTCGCGGGCGCCGATCATCAGCGGCAGGAAGTAGTTGCCGAAGCCGGCCATGATCGGCACGACGAACAGGAAGATCATCGTCGTGCCGTGCAGCGTGAAGAGCGCGTTGTACGTCGAGGGCTATCCCCGCAGTGGACGTGGCGACGGGCGGCGGGCCGACCGCAGTGGCGTCTGCCTCGGTCCCGCCACGTCCGCCGACCACGGAGCGCCGGTTGGCTCTGGCGCTGGCCCGGGCCGAGTCGAGCCGGTTGTCCGTGGACCTGTGGTTCGGTGCCGGCCTCGGATTCTGCGTCCTCCTCGTGACACTCTTTGGCTGGTTCTGGGCGCCGGACGATGTCGCCAACCCGTGGCGCCTCGTGTTCGTCCAGTTGCCGCTGATGGCCCACCCGCTGACCGGGATGGCGGTCGTGGCCGCCCATCGCGCTGTCACCCGGGCCAGGCGGGACGGAGCCGAGGAGCTGTTCGCCAGCTGCCCGATCGCTCCGGGCACCCGGACGGCCGGGCACCTCCTCACGGCATGGCTCCCGGCTGCCGCCGTGGCCCTGTTCTGCGCGACCTACGTCGCGGTCGTCGCCGTGCGGGGCGAGTCGGTGTACGGGCCGGTGGACGGCAGGGCGCTCGGCGACGTGGTCGCCGCCGTCCTCCTCCCCGCGGGGGGCGTCGCCCTCGGGGTCGCCCTCGGCCGGTGGGCGCCGTGGCGGGCCGTCCCGATGGTCGCCGTCGCCGCCCTCGTCCCGCTGATCGCCTCCCTCGGCAACATCGGCGCACCCCACTGGAGCAACGCCCGCCAGATCTCCACCTGGCCGCAGTACCCGGCCCACGACCTCATCTTCACGATGCGGCCCGTCTGGTGGCACGCAGCGTGGCTCGCCGGCCTCACCGTCGTGGTGGCGGCCGTGGGCATGGCCCGGACGGGTGCGCGCCGCACCGTCGCCGTCGCCGTGGCGGCAGCCGTGTTCACGGCGGTGGTGGGGATCGCCGAGACCAGGTCGATCTCCCACGACGGGGCGGCCCGGATCGCCTCACTGGTCGCCGAGCCGGAGCGCCACCAGTCGTGTCGCGTGAATGGACGCGTCAGCGTCTGCGCCTACGCGGGGTACGAGGACTTCGCGGCGGCCATGATCGGCGAGGTGGCTCCGGTGATGGCGGCCGCGCCCGAGGGCGTGCCGCCCATCGTGCACCGCCAGATGTTCGACGGCGATCTCGCCGATCTCGGCCCGGAGGTGGCGCGTGCCATGGCCGGGCGGCCGGTGGGTGACCCGACGGCCGTGCCACTCGACTTCGAGCTCTTTCCGGCGACCCGAACGGCCGCCCGCCTGAGGACGGCCCTCGCCGCCGTGGGACTGCCCACCGAAGCCGGCGACGGCAGGCTGCCGGTGGTCGTGGCCGGTCAGGCTCGCGGCGTGGTTTCCCTCTGGCTGGCGGCGCGGGGCCTCGATGCCGACGGCGCCCGGAAGCTGGCCACGGCGTTCGTGCCCTGGACCCCGAACCCGGACGAACGTCCGCCGCCGAGCGTCCAGGACCGGGGTATGGCGTGGCCCGATCCCTGCCACGCCGGGCCTCCACCGGTGGCGTGGGCGCCCGAGGACCTCGCCGCGGCGAGAGCGATCCTGGGCCGGCCCGAATCGTCGGTGCGTCGCGTCATCCATGCCCAGTGGACCCGGTTCACCGGCGCGGCGGCCACGACCGACGATCTCCTGGACGCCCTCGGACTGCCTCGCGTCGGGCCGACCTCGCCGGTGATGGCCCATCCCGTGTCGTGCACGCCGTGAGCGTGACCCGCCGCGCCCCGCCACGGGATGCGGTGGTGGTCACGAGCCGCACCGTCCCCGCCGCCGTGGCGGTCCTGGCCGCCGTGACCGCTGCACCCGCCGTCGTCACGCTCGTCCGGAGCGGCCAGGACTTCACCATGGCGCTCCAGGCGGCGGCGATCGTGGCGGGGGCGGGCGCCGGGTTCGCCGCTGACGACCAGGCCGCCAACGTGCTGGCCTCGTCCCCTACGCCGCTGCTCGCCCGCCGGGCCCTGCGGGCCGCTGGCGTGGTCGTCGTGCTGGCCGGCGGGCTCTGCATCGCGCTGGCGGCGGCCTGGAGCGGCTCGGCCCGCCCCGTCGCCCTGGCCGGCCCGCTGTCGGTCCTCGCCGCGGCGGCGGGCACCTCGCTCGCGCTCGCGTCCGCAGGCGGGCCCGACGGCCCGCTCACGGCCGGGATGTCGAGCGCCATGGGCTCGGTGCTGGGCCTCCTCACCGTCAGCGCCCTGGCCGAACGGTGGACGAGGCTGCCGACAGTGGCGTCGCCGGCGTTCGACCGACGCTGGCTGGCGGTGGCCGCCGCCGGCATGCTCACCGCCCTGGTCCGCTCCCGTGACCCGGCGAGCCGCACCCTGCGCTGAGCCTCGGGCCCACCGGGCGCCGTCCTAGGCAGGATCGTCGCCGGACCAGGCCCTGTCCTCCTCGTCCCACTGCTCGTTCCGCGCTTCGACCCGGTCCTTCCAATGCTCGGCCGCCTCCTGCGATTCGTACGGCCCGAGCCGATCGTCGGCCGCGCACGCCGACGCGGCCGCCTCGGCCCGGCCGTGGCGGAGGCACCAGTACCAGCCGCCCCCCGCTGCTCCCGTCGCCATGCCGCCTCCCTCTCCCGCCGCTGGTCGCCGACGGCGCCTTTCGTCGTCGCGCCGGCGGGACGTGACGGTCGTACCCTACGGCCATGGCCGACGTCGGCGACGCGCTGTCGGCGGTGTCCGATGCCGTGCTCGGCATCGCCGGCGACCTTTCCATCGACGTCGTGCTCGAACGCCTCGTGCACGCGGCGCAGGAGCTGGCCGGAGCGCGCTACGCCGCCCTCGGTGTCCCGGACGACGAGCACGGATTCGCCCGCTTCATCACGGCCGGCATGTCCGAGGCCGAGATCGAGGCCCTCGGCCCCCTGCCTCGGACGCACGGGCTCCTGGGCGCCATGCTCACCGACCCCACGCCCTACCGGACCCCCGACATCCGGGCCGATCCGCGGTTCCGCGGTTGGTGGCCCGCAGCCCACCCGGTCATGCGCTCGTTCCTCGGCGTGCCGATCGTGTTCCGGGGCGATGTGATCGGCGCGTTCTACCTCACCGACAAGCGCGGCGAGCCGGTGTTCACGGCGGCGGACGAGGAGGTCGTGGGCGTCCTCGCCGCCCATGCCGCCGTGCTGATGGAGCATGCCCGGCTGTACGAGCAGAGCCGGGAGCTGTCCATCCTCGCCGAACGCAACCGGCTGGCTCGCGAGCTCCATGACGCCATGACCCAGACGCTGTTCAGCCTGCGTCTGTCGATGGAGGCGGCCGCCGCCCTGGTCGATGGCGACGCCAAGGCGGCGGCCGTCGAGCTCGACACGGGCCGAACCCTCATCGACGCCGCCTTCGGCGAGCTGCGCGCCCTCATCCTCGAGCTGCGTCCGCCGGCGGTCGAGGCCGACGGACTCGTCACGGCCCTCCGCAAGCACCTCGACGTGGTCGGCCGGGCTCACGGGCTGGCCGTGTCCGTCGCCGTCGCCGGCGATCCCGCCGGTGCCGACGCGCTCGCACCCGAGCAGGAGCGGGCGCTGTTCCGCATCGCCCAGGAGGCGGTGACCAACGCCGTGCGCCACGCCGCCGCCTCGACCATCGAGGTCGTCGTCGCCTTCGACGTCGGCGGGGCGTCCGTCGCCATCTGCGACGACGGAGCCGGCTTCGACCCGGCCGCCCGGTCCGTGCACTCCCGGCGCCTCGGGTTGACCTCGATGCGCGAGCGTGCCCAGGAGCTCGGCGGGCAGGTGCGCATCACCTCGGCGCCCGGCCAGGGCACGACGGTACGGGCGGAGGTTCCCGTTGCCGGCCGATGAGCCGATCCGGGTCGTGGTGGTGGACGACCACCCGGTGGTGCGCCAGGGCCTTCGCTCGTTCCTCGGCTCCCGGCAGGGGATCGAGGTGGTGGGCGAGGCGGCCGACGCCGACACGGGCGTGGCCGAGGTCGAGCGCCTGCGCCCCGACGTGGTGCTCCTCGACCTGCACATGCCGGGTGGCGGTGGCCTGACCGCCATCGGTCGGATCCGGGCATCCGGGAGCGGGCCGCCGGTGCTGGTGCTCACCAGCTTCGCCGGTGCCGACCAGGTCGTGCCCGCCGTGCGCGCCGGCGCATCGGGGTACCTGCTCAAGGACGTGGACCCCGCCGATCTCGAGGCCGCCATCCGGACCCTCCACGCCGGCGGGACCCTGCTCGATCCCGGGGTGGTCGGCGCGGTCATGGCGGAGGTGGCCGCCCCCGGCCGTTCCGATCCGCGCCTCGACGCCCTCACGCAGCGCGAGCGGGAGGTGCTCTCGGTCCTGGCCGAGGGGCTGTCCAACCGCGACATCGCGGCCCGGCTGTTCGTCTCGGAGAAGACGGTGAAGACCCACGTCGGCGCCGTTCTGGCCAAGCTCGGGGTGGCGGATCGCACCCAGGCCGCGCTCTACGCCGTCCACCACGGGCTGGTGGAGGGTGACGGTCGCGCCGGGAGCTCGGCCAGGTCGTAGGTCCTGCGACCGAGACCGAACCGGCCTGCGGCCCGATGCCGGGGGACTGCCGCGCCCGTACGTTCGGAGCATGACGAACTCGACACGCACCGCCCTCATCACCGGCGCCTCTCGCGGTCTCGGACTGGCCCTGGCACGGGACCTGGCTGCGGACGGCTGGTCCCTCGTCCTCGACGCTCGGGGCGCCGGCGCCCTCCGTGCCGTCGCCGACGAGCTGGGGTCGTCGACCTCGGTGGTGGCCATCGCCGGCGACGTCGCCGACGAGGCGCACCGTCTGGCTCTGGCCGACGCCGCCCGGCGAGCCGGGGGGATCGACGCCCTCGTGCACAACGCCAGCGACCTCGGACCGACCCCGCTGCCCCGGCTGGCCGGCTACCCCCTCGACGACCTCGGACGCGTCTATGAGGTCAACGTGCTTGCGCCCCTCCGCCTCACGCAGCTGCTGCTGCCGAGGCTCCGGCCCGGCGGCCGGGTCCTGGCGGTGACGTCCGATGCGGCGGTGGAGGCGTACGCCGGATGGGGCGGCTACGGCTCCTCGAAGGCGGCCTTGGAGGCGCTCTTCGCCGTCCTGGCCGTCGAGGAGCCCGCCTTGCGCGTGTACTCGGTCGACCCGGGCGACATGAACACCCGCATGCAGCAGGTAGCCTTCCCGGGAGAGGACGTCTCCGACCGGCCACCGCCCGAGCAGAGCGTGCCGGGCCTGCGCGTCCTTCTCGACGGCGAACTCCCCAGCGGGCGGTACGCGGCCAGGACGCTGTCGCCACCGGTGGCGGTGGCGACATGACCACGGTCCTCGACCGACCGGCCCTGGCCTTCGAGCTGCCCGAGGACCGGATCGCCTCGGGGCCGCTGGAGGCGACCGGCCGGCGCAGGGACGAGGCCCGGATGCTGGTGGCCCGGAGGTCCGCCGACGTGCTGGTGGACGCCACCGCCGCCGACCTGCCGGCGTTCCTCGACGCCGGTGACGTCCTGGTGGTCAACACGTCGGCCACGCTGCCCGCCGCCGTCCCCACCACCGACGGACGGGTGCTGCACCTGTCCACCGAGCTCCCCGGGGGACTGTGGGTCGTCGAGCTGCGGGCGCCGTGCGGCGCCGGGACCCGGCCCGGGCCGGCAACGTCGGCCGGAACCGTCGGCCTCCCCGGCGACGGTTCGGCGGGCGTCCTGTCGCCGTTCCCGGCGGATGGGAGGACCACGTCCCAGCTCTGGGTGGCGGCACTGCGGCTGCCCACCGACCTGCATGCCTACCTGGCCGAGTTCGGGCGGCCGATCCGCTACGGCTGCACCGACCAGGCGTGGCCGCTCCTCGCCTACCAGACGGTGTTCGCGGCCGTCCCGGGCAGCGCGGAGATGGCCTCGGCGTCCCGACCGTTCACGCCGGAGCTGGTCGCTGCCCTGCTCGCGGCCGGCGTGGAGCTTGCACCGGTGACGCTCCACACCGGCGTCTCGTCGCCGGAGGCCGGGGAGCCGCCGTACCCCGAGCGCTACGACGTGCCGGCGACCACCTCCCACGCGGTCAACGCCGCCCTCGCCGCCGGGCGCCGCGTCGTGGCCGTCGGCACCACGGCCGCCCGTGCCATCGAGACGGTGGCGGGTGCCGACGGCGTCGCCCATCCCGGCGCCGGGTGGACCGAGCACGTCATCACCCCGGAGCGGGGCGTCCGGGCCATCAACGGCATCCTCACGGGCTGGCACGAGTCGGAGGCCTCGCACCTCCGGCTGCTGGAGGCGGTGGCCGGGCGGCGCCTCCTCGAACGCAGTTACGCCCATGCCCTGGCCGGGGCATACCTCTGGCACGAGTTCGGCGACCTCCACCTGGTCATCCCGTAGGAGCGGCTGGCCGGGTCGGAGCGCGTGGACCCGGCGCGCCCTGTTGCTTACGATGTTGGTGTGGCACGCGGTGCGGACACGGCGCGTCCCCCCGATCGGGCGCACCGCGCCGGGCTCGCTCGGCTGCTGCTGTCCATCGCGGTGGTCAGCGGGACGGTGTACTGCGGCTTCTGGGCGGCCTGGACGTGGAAGCACCTCGACGACGAGCGGGCGTCCGCACAGGCCGGCGTACACCGCAGCGCCGAACGGGCCGTCAATGCCTTCGCCGGCTTCCTCGACGAGCAGACCGAGGCCACCCAGCACGTGGCCGCCGCCATCGACCCGGCCGCGCTGGCCCGCCCCGAGTGCAGCCTCGAGCTGCCGAACGACTGGCCGCCGGGGCCCGGCGGAACCCCCATCGGCCGCTACGACCTGGTTCGCACGGACGGCACGGTGTTGTGCACGACGGCGCGCGCGGGCAGGGTCCAGCCCGCGTATGACGACCGTGGCGCGCCGTGGTTGGCGGCGGGCTACGTGCCCGGCTCACGCACGTCGAGCTATCACGACACGGCGACCGGGCGACCGGTGTGGGCCGTGGCCGTCCCCGTGGGCTCGGGATCGCCGTCCGGCCTCCTGGCCGCCGTCGCCGACCTCCGCCCGTCCGCGACCCAGCTGCGCCAGCTCTTCGAGGACGACTCGGGCACGGAGTACCTCGTCTACGACACCGCCACCGGTGAGGTGCTGTCCCGGCCCGATGGGTCCTCGTGGCTGCCGGACCAGCCCGATGGGCGCATCGTCGACAGCGAGCCCGTGCCGACGACGACGTGGCGCCTGGCCGCCGGAGTGAAGCGCTCGGCGGCCTACGCCCAGACCTGGGCCGAGGTTCGCCGAGCCGCGTACGCCCTCGCCGCCACCATGGCCGCCCTCGCCCTTGCCACCGGGTTGGTGCACCGCCGCATCGTGCGGCCGCTCGGAGCCATCACGGCGGCGGCCCGGAACACGGCCCAGGGCGGGAGGACCACCCTCGACGAGGCCGGTCCGTCGGAGCTGGCCGAGCTGGCCAGCGCGCTGAACGACCACACCGCCAGCAGGGCGCAGAGCGACAAGCTGCTCAAGGTGGCCGCCGAGCACCTCAGCCACTCGCTGGAGCGCCTCGACGCGGTGCTGGCCAACTCGGCCGACATGGTGCTCATCGTCGACGCCGACGGGATCATCACGTTCGCCAGCCCGGCGGCTGCCGCCGTGTGCGGGCCGTCGGCCCGGCCCGGCGTCGGGTTCACGTCCCTCGTCCACCCCGACGACGCCGCGTCGGCGGCGGCGCTGCTGCGGCGGGGAGCGGCCGACGGCGACGCCAAGTCGGAGCTGCGCATGGGCGGCGCCACGGGAAGCTGGCGCCACGTCGAGATGGTGGCCCGCGACCTGCTGTCGCACGAGGCCGTGCGCGGCGTGGTGCTGAACGGGCGGGACGTCACCGACCGGCTGGCGGAAGCGGCCGAGCGGGCCGTCCTCGACGAACAGCTCCATCAGTCGCAACGCCTTGAGAGCCTCGGGGCGCTGGCCGGCGGGATCGCCCATGACTTCAAGAACCTGCTGTCGGTGATCGTGTGGACGACCGACATGGTGATCCAGCACCCGGCCGCCGCCGCGCTGGTCGACGACCTCGACGAGATCCGCTCGGCTGCGTCGCGAGGCGTCGAGCTGGCCCAGCAGCTGCTCACGTTCGCCCGGCGCGACGACGCACTTCCCGAACCCATCGACGTGGGCGTGCAGCTGGTGGCCCTGGCCGAGCTCCTCCGGCGCACGCTCGGGACGCAGGTCGAGCTGGACCTGCGCCTCGAGCCCCACCTGCCGGCGGTGCGGCTCAACCAGTCGCGCTTCGACCAGGCTGTCGTGAACCTCGCCGTCAACGCCCGTGACGCCATGACCGCCGGTGGCCGGCTCGTCGTCGAGGCCTGCGTCGAGCAGGTGGCGCGAGCCGACGGGGGACTGGCGGCGGGCACCTACGTGGTCGTGGCCGTGTCCGACACCGGCGAGGGCATGTCGTCCGAGGTCGCCGGCCGGGCCATGGAGCCGTTCTTCACCACCAAGGGTGCGGGTCGGGGCACCGGCCTCGGCCTCGCCATCGTCCACGGCATCGTGGCCGGCGCCGGGGGCGCCGTGCGCATCGAGTCGACCCCGGAGGAGGGCACAGCCGTGCGGCTGTACCTGCCGGCGTCCACCGAATCGACGGTTTCGGCGGGCGCCGACGCGGATCTCGCACCGGTGCTCGGCGCTGGTGAGGTGGTCCTGGTCGTGGAGGACGACGACGCGTTGC of the Acidimicrobiales bacterium genome contains:
- a CDS encoding cbb3-type cytochrome c oxidase subunit I gives rise to the protein MIFLFVVPIMAGFGNYFLPLMIGARDMAFPKLNALSYWLLLAGGIVFYASVFFNPPEAGWTMYTPLSSKAFAANSGVDAWIFLIHLTGISSLVGSINFYATIANMRAPGMGWGRLPLFVWSLLVYAILLILALPVIAGAVTLLLTDRHFGTGFFDQGQGGDPLLWQHLFWFFGHPEVYIMILPGFGIISEVLPVFSRKPIFGYKAIAAATVVIAFLALLVWAHHMFSTPSATIVLVFFMISSFLIAIPTGVKIFNWVATLWRGTVEFKTPLIFAVGFISVFLIGGITGVFLAVFPVDWQLTDTYFVVAHLHYVLVGGSVFAIFAGIYYWYPKVTGRMLSESMGKWSFALMYLGINVTFLIQHSIGLDGMPRRIYEYPDVGHLALYNLISTIGSFMLGAGVVLTAYNCVRSLKKGVKAGP
- a CDS encoding GAF domain-containing sensor histidine kinase translates to MADVGDALSAVSDAVLGIAGDLSIDVVLERLVHAAQELAGARYAALGVPDDEHGFARFITAGMSEAEIEALGPLPRTHGLLGAMLTDPTPYRTPDIRADPRFRGWWPAAHPVMRSFLGVPIVFRGDVIGAFYLTDKRGEPVFTAADEEVVGVLAAHAAVLMEHARLYEQSRELSILAERNRLARELHDAMTQTLFSLRLSMEAAAALVDGDAKAAAVELDTGRTLIDAAFGELRALILELRPPAVEADGLVTALRKHLDVVGRAHGLAVSVAVAGDPAGADALAPEQERALFRIAQEAVTNAVRHAAASTIEVVVAFDVGGASVAICDDGAGFDPAARSVHSRRLGLTSMRERAQELGGQVRITSAPGQGTTVRAEVPVAGR
- a CDS encoding response regulator transcription factor — protein: MPADEPIRVVVVDDHPVVRQGLRSFLGSRQGIEVVGEAADADTGVAEVERLRPDVVLLDLHMPGGGGLTAIGRIRASGSGPPVLVLTSFAGADQVVPAVRAGASGYLLKDVDPADLEAAIRTLHAGGTLLDPGVVGAVMAEVAAPGRSDPRLDALTQREREVLSVLAEGLSNRDIAARLFVSEKTVKTHVGAVLAKLGVADRTQAALYAVHHGLVEGDGRAGSSARS
- a CDS encoding SDR family oxidoreductase: MTNSTRTALITGASRGLGLALARDLAADGWSLVLDARGAGALRAVADELGSSTSVVAIAGDVADEAHRLALADAARRAGGIDALVHNASDLGPTPLPRLAGYPLDDLGRVYEVNVLAPLRLTQLLLPRLRPGGRVLAVTSDAAVEAYAGWGGYGSSKAALEALFAVLAVEEPALRVYSVDPGDMNTRMQQVAFPGEDVSDRPPPEQSVPGLRVLLDGELPSGRYAARTLSPPVAVAT
- a CDS encoding S-adenosylmethionine:tRNA ribosyltransferase-isomerase, whose protein sequence is MTTVLDRPALAFELPEDRIASGPLEATGRRRDEARMLVARRSADVLVDATAADLPAFLDAGDVLVVNTSATLPAAVPTTDGRVLHLSTELPGGLWVVELRAPCGAGTRPGPATSAGTVGLPGDGSAGVLSPFPADGRTTSQLWVAALRLPTDLHAYLAEFGRPIRYGCTDQAWPLLAYQTVFAAVPGSAEMASASRPFTPELVAALLAAGVELAPVTLHTGVSSPEAGEPPYPERYDVPATTSHAVNAALAAGRRVVAVGTTAARAIETVAGADGVAHPGAGWTEHVITPERGVRAINGILTGWHESEASHLRLLEAVAGRRLLERSYAHALAGAYLWHEFGDLHLVIP
- a CDS encoding response regulator, whose protein sequence is MARGADTARPPDRAHRAGLARLLLSIAVVSGTVYCGFWAAWTWKHLDDERASAQAGVHRSAERAVNAFAGFLDEQTEATQHVAAAIDPAALARPECSLELPNDWPPGPGGTPIGRYDLVRTDGTVLCTTARAGRVQPAYDDRGAPWLAAGYVPGSRTSSYHDTATGRPVWAVAVPVGSGSPSGLLAAVADLRPSATQLRQLFEDDSGTEYLVYDTATGEVLSRPDGSSWLPDQPDGRIVDSEPVPTTTWRLAAGVKRSAAYAQTWAEVRRAAYALAATMAALALATGLVHRRIVRPLGAITAAARNTAQGGRTTLDEAGPSELAELASALNDHTASRAQSDKLLKVAAEHLSHSLERLDAVLANSADMVLIVDADGIITFASPAAAAVCGPSARPGVGFTSLVHPDDAASAAALLRRGAADGDAKSELRMGGATGSWRHVEMVARDLLSHEAVRGVVLNGRDVTDRLAEAAERAVLDEQLHQSQRLESLGALAGGIAHDFKNLLSVIVWTTDMVIQHPAAAALVDDLDEIRSAASRGVELAQQLLTFARRDDALPEPIDVGVQLVALAELLRRTLGTQVELDLRLEPHLPAVRLNQSRFDQAVVNLAVNARDAMTAGGRLVVEACVEQVARADGGLAAGTYVVVAVSDTGEGMSSEVAGRAMEPFFTTKGAGRGTGLGLAIVHGIVAGAGGAVRIESTPEEGTAVRLYLPASTESTVSAGADADLAPVLGAGEVVLVVEDDDALRALVERMLRAGNYDAVCAADPREALSLARRPEQRLDIVLTDVLMPGMSGADLAARLGSLRPGLPVIYMSAYSADILEELLEAGAAPVMLEKPFSQRQLLDALQAALAAVEAAAG